A single Metarhizium brunneum chromosome 5, complete sequence DNA region contains:
- the lsm7 gene encoding U6 snRNA-associated Sm-like protein LSm7, whose amino-acid sequence MSDRPTHRGGRGGGGPRGGRGGGRGGRDGGRDGGDKGEKPKKENILDLAKYMDKEITVKFNGGREVTGTLKGYDALMNLVLDEVKETVRDEEGNESTRPLGLVVARGTLLVVIAPVDGSEEIANPFATAEE is encoded by the exons ATGTCCGATAGACCCACGCATCGAggcggaagaggaggaggaggtccTCGCGGCGGACGAGGTGGTGGTCGCGGTGGTCGTGATGGTGGtcgcgacggcggcgacaagggcgagaagcccaagaaggagAATATCCTCGACTTGGCAAAGTACATGGACAAGGAGATTACCGTCAAATTCAACGGCGGACGAGAGGTTACGGGCACGCTGAAGGGCTACGATGCGCTCATGAACCTGGTGTTGGACGAGGTTAAGGAAACGGTTCGAG atgaagaaggaaaCGAGTCCACTCGACCTTTGGGCCTCGTTGTTGCTCGCGGTACTCTTCTCGTGGTCATTGCTCCCGTCGATGGTAGTGAAGAAATCGCCAATCCCTTTGCAACGGCGGAGGAGTAA
- the PAN3 gene encoding PAN2-PAN3 deadenylation complex subunit PAN3, with amino-acid sequence MAASRFATSDLRRPAGSASSPKPKGRAENRDTLCRNVLIYGHCRYEDQGCTFSHDQNKNNSNPPDMSRKALNVESPSFTPANLQSAGKKPTFSTQAANAPAFTPRGLGASPALSATPADPESAIFNPAAIREFTPSFELNSQGVSNGSNQDGPVNYDPFAMASVGQGLPSAHFNPYADDHSAMAGAAGGFYQPTGAFAAPLQPLQHHLYAPVGPYREDLMPYHRLTHDFFIPEKLREDLQRKAEASLQVMPNSQLPQMENYHSLVPLDTSHRKNTNVFSYPSWVYKATSSKTGNLYCLRRLEGFRLTNEHAIRSVKDWRKIDNANIVTIHDAFTARAFGDSSLIFVQDYHPLAKTLAEVHLSTGAGAPSPGNRFQAKSPVSEAVLWGYIAQIANALKSIHSINLAARCIDVTKIILTGKNRIRLNACSILDVVQFDMRRPVPELQQDDFMQFGRTILSLATNTPPAQLTNLKASIELMARSYSVELRDTIIWLLTPAQPPSQKTIEEFIRGIAGHIVTTLDQSQHQSDDLNSELYRELENGRIARLLLKLGCINERQELEGDRAWSENGERYMLKLFRDYVFHQVDASGNPVLDMGHMLRCLNRLDAGTDERICLTSRDEQTSFIVSYKELKKQLGNAFGELQKTSKQSRGF; translated from the exons atggcggcgtcgCGATTCGCGACTTCGGATCTTAGGCGCCCAGCCGGTTCAGCCTCGTCTCCGAAACCAAAGGGACGCG CGGAGAACAGGGATACGCTCTGTCGAAACGTCTTAATCTATGGTCACTGCCGATACGAAGACCAAGGTTGTACCTTTTCCCACGATCAAAACAAGAATAACTCaaacccaccagacat GTCTCGCAAAGCTCTAAATGTCGAGTCTCCTTCCTTTACCCCTGCAAACCTGCAGTCTGCCGGCAAGAAACCAACTTTTTCTACACAAGCCGCCAATGCACCGGCATTTACACCCAGGGGGCTAGGAG CATCCCCAGCTCTTTCAGCCACTCCCGCCGACCCAGAAAGTGCCATATTCAACCCAGCAGCCATTCGCGAATTCACTCCAAGCTTTGAGTTGAACTCACAG GGTGTTTCGAACGGATCGAATCAGGATGGCCCTGTCAACTATGACCcttttgccatggcctcaGTTGGCCAAGGCCTCCCCAGCGCACACTTCAATCCTTATGCCGACGATCACAGTGCAATGGCTGGGGCTGCCGGAGGGTTTTATCAGCCCACTGGCGCCTTTGCTGCTCCTCTTCAGCCCTTGCAGCACCATCTTTACGCACCGGTTGGGCCTTACAGAGAAGATCTGATGCCCTATCACCGACTGACACACGACTTCTTCATACCCGAAAAGTTGCGAGAGGACCTGCAAAGGAAGGCAGAAGCCTCACTTCAGGTTATGCCCAATTCACAACTACCTCAGATGGAGAACTATCATTCTTTAGTACCGCTCGACACCAGCCATCGAAAGAACACAAACGTCTTTTCTTATCCCAGCTGGGTTTACAAAGCGACATCATCCAAGACGGGCAATCTCTACTGCCTACGAAGACTGGAGGGCTTCAGACTCACAAACGAACACGCCATCAGATCCGTCAAAGACTGGAGGAAGATTGACAATGCAAACATAGTTACAATACACGATGCATTTACGGCACGAGCTTTCGGTGACAGCTCCCTTATATTTGTACAGGACTACCACCCTCTGGCCAAAACTCTAGCCGAAGTTCACCTGAGCACTGGCGCTGGCGCACCGTCACCAGGAAACCGCTTCCAAGCAAAGTCACCAGTTTCCGAAGCTGTATTATGGGGCTACATAGCTCAGATCGCAAACGCACTCAAGTCCATTCACTCCATCAACCTGGCCGCGCGCTGCATCGACGTGACCAAAATCATCCTCACGGGCAAGAACCGCATACGCCTCAACGCCTGCTCCATCCTCGATGTAGTCCAATTCGATATGCGCCGCCCCGTCCCCGAACTCCAGCAAGATGACTTCATGCAGTTTGGCCGCACAATCCTCTCCCTAGCCACCAACACGCCCCCAGCTCAACTCACCAACCTCAAAGCCTCCATCGAATTGATGGCCCGCTCGTATTCTGTCGAGCTCCGCGACACAATCATATGGCTCCTTACGCCCGCCCAGCCACCTTCACAAAAGACCATTGAAGAATTCATTCGCGGAATTGCCGGCCATATCGTCACCACTCTCGACCAATCTCAACACCAGTCTGACGACCTCAACTCCGAACTATACCGGGAACTGGAAAACGGCCGCATCGCCCGCCTGCTCCTCAAGCTTGGTTGCATCAACGAGCGGCAGGAACTCGAAGGAGATCGAGCGTGGTCCGAAAACGGAGAGAGGTACATGCTCAAGCTGTTCAGGGACTATGTCTTCCACCAGGTCGACGCTAGTGGGAACCCTGTGCTTGACATGGGCCACATGCTTCGGTGCCTGAATAGGCTAGATGCAGGGACTGACGAGAGGATCTGCCTTACCAGCCGTGATGAGCAGACCAGCTTCATCGTCAGCTATaaggagctgaagaagcaacTGGGCAATGCGTTTGGGGAGCTCCAGAAGACTAGCAAGCAGAGTAGGGGGTTCTAG